A genomic stretch from Lathyrus oleraceus cultivar Zhongwan6 chromosome 2, CAAS_Psat_ZW6_1.0, whole genome shotgun sequence includes:
- the LOC127123308 gene encoding uncharacterized protein LOC127123308, with amino-acid sequence MKVSQSRQKSYHDKRRKVLEFKVDDHVFLRVTPVTGVGRALKSCKLTSRFIGPYQISEKVGDIDYRITLPPSLVNLRDFFHVSQLRKYIADPSHIVQLDDVEVRDNLTVETLPMRIQDREVKQLCGKEIATVKVVWVGHTGGNVTWELES; translated from the coding sequence ATGAAGgtttctcagagtcgtcagaagagttaccatgacaagagAAGGAAAGTGCTTGAGTTTAAGGTAGATGATCATGTGTTTTTAAGAGTTACTCCGGTAACAGGTGTTGGTAGAGCATTGAAGTCGTGTAAGTTGACATCGcgttttattggtccttatcagatttccgagaaAGTAGGTGATATAGATTATCGGATTACGTTGCCGCCGTCACTTGTTAATCTCCGTGATTTTTTTCACGTGTCTCAATTGAGGAAATAcattgcggatccttcgcataTTGTCCAATTAGATGATGTTGAGGTTAGAGATAATTTGACCGTGGAGACATTACCTATGCGGATACAAGATAGAGAGGTGAAACAACTTTGTGGTAAAGAGATCGCTACAGTGAAAGTTGTTTGGGTAGGACATACTGGTGGGAATGTGACGTGGGAGCTTGAGAGTTAG
- the LOC127123309 gene encoding serine/arginine-rich splicing factor RS2Z32-like: MRFSELVNKSRIYDEDSRESVAHYKSLHDKKGKEESRGKLYDGKKKASDGKKSSGGGSHTPVKCFRCGVEGLRAPECPKGDVICFKCGKKGHKSFGYRVGSNVTCYNCGEQGHISTKCNKPKKEQAKGKVFALSDDDTSAEERLIRGTCFINNIPLIAIIDTGVMHSFISMDCAKRLNL; the protein is encoded by the coding sequence ATGAGATTTTCtgagttggttaacaagagtaGGATCTATGATGAGGATAGCCGCGAGAGTGTTGCTCATTACAAGTCCTTGCATGATAAGAAAGGAAAAGAGGAATCCCGAGGGAAGCTGTATGATGGTAAGAAGAAAGCTAGTGATGGCAAGAAGTCGAGTGGGGGAGGATCTCACACTCCTGTCAAGTGCTTCAGATGTGGTGTTGAGGGACTTCGTGCTCCCGAGTGTCCTAAGGGCGATGTGATttgtttcaagtgtggcaagaaAGGTCACAAGTCTTTTGGTTACAGAGTTGGTTCAAATGTGACTTGTTACAACTGTGGTGAGCAAGGGCACATTAGTACCAAGTGCAACAAGCCAAAGAAGGAGCAAGCCAAAGGGAAAGTGTTTGCATTGTCCGATGATGATACTTCTGCTGAGGAGAGATTGATTCGAGGTACATGCTTTATTAATAATATTCCTTTGATTGCTATTATTGATACTGGTGTGATGCATTCTTTTATTTCTAtggattgtgctaagagattGAATCTTTAA
- the LOC127123310 gene encoding uncharacterized protein LOC127123310 yields the protein MVARSNDDALAAVLTLLVGAILPMNAGDRERDADEFRALGKFQRKNSPTFEGAHEPDKAQEWLKVIEKIFRVMNCSDTQKVQFGSHMLEKEVKDWWRNIVQRFDKDDIEVTWALFRDAFLENYFPEDVDGKKEFEFLELKQGNGTVVEYAAKFEELIKFCPHYNTVNDERFKCLKFVNGLRPDIKKEWVTNRL from the coding sequence ATGGTTGCTAGAAGTAATGATGATGCGCTTGCGGCGGTATTGACCCTGTTGGTTGGTGCCATTCTGCCAATGAATGCTGGTGATCGGGAGCGTGATGctgatgagttccgtgctttggggaaGTTCCAGAGGAAAAATTCTCCAACTTTTGAAGGAGCTCATGAACCTGACAAAGCTCAAGAGTGGTTGAAGGTGATTGAGAAAATCTTTCGAGTTATGAACTGTTCAGATACGCAGAAGGTGCAGTTTGGCAGTCATATGCTTGAGAAAGAAGTTAAGGATTGGTGGCGCAACATTGTTCAGAGATTTGATAAGGATGACATTGAAGTGACTTGGGCACTTTTCCGTGATGCTTTTTTGGAGAATTATTTTCCAGAAGATGTTGATGGAAAGAAGGAATTTGAATTCCTTGAGTTGAAGCAAGGTAATGGTACCGTAGTTGAGTATGCTGCAAAGTTTGAGGAGTTGATCAAATTTTGTCCCCATTACAATACTGTTAATGATGAGAGATTCAAGTGTCTtaagtttgtgaatggcttgagaccTGATATCAAGAAGGAATGGGTTACCAATAGATTATGA